From a single Lewinella sp. LCG006 genomic region:
- the rplA gene encoding 50S ribosomal protein L1 encodes MAKISKKRAAANAKVDATKLYDLPEAMELVKDINLTKFDASVDVHVRLGIDPRKADQALRGTVTLPHGTGKVKRVVVFCTPDKEDEAREAGADHVGLDDLIQKVSGGWTDFDVVVAMPQVMAKIGRLGRILGPRGLMPNPKTGTVTPNVGAAVSDVKGGKISFRVDKFGIVHSSIGRVSFSAEKLTDNANELLGTLVRMKPSTAKGNYMKSVTVASTMSPGIKIEPKSIR; translated from the coding sequence ATGGCTAAGATCAGCAAAAAAAGAGCAGCGGCAAACGCTAAGGTGGATGCCACCAAGCTCTATGATTTGCCAGAAGCGATGGAATTGGTAAAAGATATTAATCTTACCAAATTCGATGCTTCTGTAGACGTGCACGTTCGTCTGGGTATCGATCCACGTAAAGCTGACCAAGCCCTTCGGGGAACGGTTACTTTACCACACGGTACCGGTAAAGTAAAGCGCGTAGTGGTTTTCTGTACTCCTGACAAGGAGGACGAAGCTAGAGAAGCGGGTGCCGACCACGTTGGACTCGACGATCTGATTCAGAAGGTAAGCGGTGGCTGGACCGATTTCGACGTAGTGGTTGCAATGCCACAAGTAATGGCTAAAATTGGTCGTTTAGGTCGTATTCTAGGCCCTCGTGGCTTGATGCCTAACCCCAAGACTGGTACTGTTACGCCTAATGTAGGTGCGGCTGTCAGCGATGTGAAAGGAGGTAAAATTTCTTTCCGTGTTGATAAATTCGGTATCGTTCACTCTTCTATCGGTCGTGTTTCTTTCTCAGCAGAGAAATTAACCGATAATGCTAACGAGTTGTTAGGAACACTTGTTCGCATGAAGCCATCAACGGCTAAAGGTAACTACATGAAAAGTGTAACCGTTGCCAGTACGATGAGCCCCGGTATTAAGATTGAACCAAAATCTATTCGTTAA
- a CDS encoding TatD family hydrolase, protein MLIDTHAHLYAKAFENDRAAMIERAEAVGVKQFLLPNIDESSIAGMLALEATYPGRCFPMMGLHPCSVKENYLTDLAWVREWLEKRDFVAIGEIGIDLYWDKTFIEEQKAAFRQQVEWALEFDRPIVIHARESIDLLIDMIKEIGDPNLKGVFHCFTGNVAQAQTIMELGLYLGVGGVLTFKNGGVDKTLSEISLERVILETDAPYLAPIPYRGKRNESAYVQEIAVKLASIKGLSLEKVASITSENAQKLFNLPTLQEN, encoded by the coding sequence ATGTTGATTGATACTCACGCTCATTTATATGCAAAAGCTTTTGAAAATGATCGGGCAGCGATGATTGAGCGAGCGGAGGCTGTTGGTGTTAAGCAGTTTTTGCTGCCAAATATTGATGAATCATCGATTGCCGGCATGTTAGCATTAGAAGCAACTTATCCAGGGCGTTGTTTTCCAATGATGGGATTGCACCCTTGTTCGGTAAAAGAAAACTATCTTACCGACTTGGCTTGGGTGAGAGAATGGCTAGAAAAACGCGATTTTGTCGCGATAGGAGAAATTGGTATTGACCTCTACTGGGATAAGACGTTTATTGAAGAGCAAAAGGCGGCATTTCGACAGCAAGTGGAATGGGCTTTGGAGTTTGATCGGCCGATTGTTATCCATGCAAGAGAGTCAATTGACTTGCTAATCGATATGATTAAAGAAATTGGTGATCCTAATTTGAAAGGCGTTTTTCATTGTTTTACAGGAAATGTAGCCCAAGCACAGACAATTATGGAATTAGGGTTATATTTAGGGGTTGGTGGCGTTTTAACCTTCAAAAATGGGGGGGTGGATAAAACTTTATCAGAAATTTCTTTAGAGCGAGTAATCCTAGAAACAGATGCGCCTTATTTAGCTCCTATTCCTTATCGAGGAAAACGTAACGAAAGCGCTTACGTTCAAGAGATAGCAGTTAAATTGGCGTCAATCAAAGGATTGTCTTTGGAAAAGGTTGCATCAATTACCAGTGAAAATGCCCAGAAATTGTTTAACTTACCGACCTTACAAGAAAATTAG
- the nusG gene encoding transcription termination/antitermination protein NusG, translating into MSEDKRWYSLRVISGKERKIKERIELEISRSKWNDAVTQVLVPTEKVYKIRNGKKVISERNILPGYILIEAIPARFSGEIVQAIANIPNVIHFLGKTNPIPMRESEANRMLGKVDDSQDMGESLIEPFIVGETVKIIDGPFSEFVGDIQEVNEEKKKLKVIVKIFGRGTEVELNFMQVEKTS; encoded by the coding sequence ATGTCCGAGGATAAAAGATGGTATTCATTAAGGGTTATTAGCGGCAAAGAGCGCAAAATCAAAGAGCGAATTGAGCTCGAGATTTCTCGTTCCAAGTGGAACGATGCGGTTACGCAAGTACTGGTACCTACGGAGAAAGTTTACAAAATCCGTAATGGCAAGAAAGTAATTTCTGAGCGAAACATTCTTCCTGGTTATATCTTGATAGAGGCAATACCTGCAAGGTTTTCTGGTGAAATCGTTCAAGCTATCGCCAACATCCCCAATGTTATTCATTTTTTAGGTAAGACAAACCCCATCCCAATGAGGGAATCCGAAGCTAATCGGATGTTGGGTAAAGTGGATGACTCCCAGGACATGGGGGAATCCTTAATCGAACCATTTATTGTTGGTGAGACAGTAAAGATTATCGACGGGCCTTTCAGCGAATTTGTTGGAGACATCCAAGAAGTAAACGAAGAGAAAAAGAAGCTGAAGGTTATCGTAAAGATATTCGGTCGTGGAACCGAAGTTGAATTGAATTTCATGCAGGTTGAAAAGACCTCTTAA
- a CDS encoding tyrosine-type recombinase/integrase gives MDVNGFIRYLEFEKRFSEHTLKAYKNDLSQFENFIQEVYGRCQWSEIIASQVRSWMAVLLEQEHAPASIRRKLSSIKAFYRYWRRQFPDLSDPTKAIQTPKLKKRLPVTADATALARLLASFPEAPDFSEARDKLLLELLYGTGLRRSELLQLKEKDVLRAEKRLRISGKGGKERLIPYGDAVHQALLVYQKLKHEAFPDVEILILTNKGKPPYPKWMYNKVKQYLGTLPYLERASPHVLRHSFATHLSDAGADLNAIKELLGHSSLAATQVYTHNSIEKLKRSYEQAHPKAKLNE, from the coding sequence ATGGATGTGAATGGATTTATAAGGTATTTGGAATTCGAGAAGCGCTTTTCTGAGCATACCCTGAAGGCTTATAAAAACGATTTATCCCAATTTGAAAATTTCATTCAAGAGGTTTATGGACGATGCCAATGGTCTGAGATTATTGCTAGTCAAGTGAGGTCTTGGATGGCTGTTTTATTAGAGCAGGAGCATGCGCCTGCGAGTATTCGACGTAAACTATCCAGTATCAAAGCTTTCTATCGTTATTGGCGGCGGCAATTTCCTGATCTTTCGGATCCAACAAAAGCAATTCAAACACCAAAGCTTAAAAAGCGATTACCTGTAACCGCTGATGCTACCGCCCTGGCAAGATTGTTGGCTTCCTTTCCTGAAGCACCTGATTTTTCTGAGGCTAGAGATAAGTTATTGCTAGAGTTGCTCTATGGCACGGGGTTAAGGCGTTCGGAGTTGTTGCAGCTAAAAGAAAAAGATGTTCTGCGTGCAGAAAAGCGTTTGAGAATATCAGGAAAGGGAGGGAAAGAACGTTTAATTCCTTACGGAGATGCTGTTCATCAGGCATTACTCGTTTATCAAAAACTTAAGCATGAAGCCTTTCCCGATGTTGAAATATTGATATTGACTAACAAAGGAAAGCCGCCTTATCCCAAGTGGATGTACAATAAAGTAAAACAATATTTGGGAACGCTTCCTTACTTGGAACGCGCGAGCCCACACGTTTTACGGCATTCATTTGCAACCCATTTATCCGACGCTGGAGCTGATCTGAATGCTATTAAAGAATTGCTTGGACATAGCAGTTTGGCAGCTACCCAGGTCTACACCCATAACTCTATTGAAAAGCTGAAGAGGTCCTACGAACAGGCCCATCCTAAAGCTAAATTGAACGAATAG
- a CDS encoding viroplasmin family protein — protein sequence MAKKKKYYVIWKGHMPGIYDDWNKAQEQIKAYQGALFKSFGTIKEAEQALKAGPKTYLSSGAPKSKSTGGTPRSQIVWQSLSVDAACSGNPGPMEYQGVDTKSKDQIFHQAFPLGTNNIGEFLAIVHGLALLQKQNLPNLPIYTDSATAIAWVRNKKVKTNLVNDARTATLYELITRGENWLKTNTYSNPILKWDTESWGEIPADFGRK from the coding sequence ATGGCAAAAAAGAAAAAATACTACGTTATCTGGAAAGGGCATATGCCCGGTATTTATGACGACTGGAACAAAGCTCAGGAACAAATCAAAGCGTACCAAGGTGCGCTGTTCAAAAGTTTTGGCACCATAAAAGAAGCCGAACAAGCACTAAAAGCAGGCCCCAAAACCTATCTGAGTAGTGGTGCACCAAAATCGAAGTCAACTGGTGGAACACCTCGCTCCCAGATTGTATGGCAGAGCCTCTCCGTCGACGCGGCCTGTAGCGGCAACCCCGGACCAATGGAATACCAGGGCGTTGACACCAAAAGTAAAGACCAAATTTTTCACCAGGCTTTTCCATTAGGGACCAATAATATTGGAGAATTTCTTGCCATTGTGCACGGATTAGCCCTCTTACAAAAACAAAATCTTCCCAATCTACCCATCTATACCGATTCTGCTACTGCTATAGCCTGGGTCAGGAATAAAAAGGTTAAGACCAATCTTGTTAACGATGCTAGGACTGCCACGCTCTACGAATTAATAACCAGAGGTGAAAATTGGTTAAAAACCAACACTTATTCTAATCCCATCCTAAAATGGGATACCGAAAGTTGGGGAGAAATTCCAGCCGATTTTGGCAGAAAATAA
- a CDS encoding MotA/TolQ/ExbB proton channel family protein produces MRKLFALLLIFSLAAFTVNTVSAQEDQTATEQIQDAAEDAGQAIEGAVEDAGDAMEEMVDDAAAAAESMTTVDEGEAPTMFQVLKKNFIDGDWKFMSLVLITLILGLAFCIERILTLNLATTNTDKLLERIDERLAANDVDGAMEVCKSTAGPTASVLYEGLRRSGEGPEAVEKAIVSYGSVQMGLLERGLVWISLFIAIAPMLGFMGTVIGMIEAFNRIEAVGDLSPAVVAGGIKVALLTTVFGLVTAIILQIFYNYIVNKIDGIVNRMEDASITLVDIMAKNKVF; encoded by the coding sequence ATGCGAAAATTATTTGCGCTGCTATTGATATTTAGCTTGGCAGCTTTCACGGTAAACACCGTTAGTGCTCAAGAAGACCAGACTGCTACTGAGCAAATTCAAGATGCAGCAGAAGATGCTGGACAAGCAATTGAAGGAGCAGTAGAAGATGCTGGTGATGCAATGGAAGAAATGGTTGATGACGCAGCAGCAGCAGCGGAATCCATGACTACTGTTGACGAAGGCGAAGCACCTACAATGTTCCAAGTCCTGAAGAAGAACTTCATCGACGGTGACTGGAAATTCATGTCTTTGGTATTGATTACCCTGATTCTGGGTCTTGCGTTCTGTATTGAGCGTATCCTGACTTTGAACTTGGCGACTACCAACACAGACAAATTACTCGAACGCATTGATGAGCGTCTAGCTGCCAATGATGTCGACGGAGCTATGGAGGTTTGTAAATCTACTGCCGGTCCTACCGCAAGTGTGCTTTACGAAGGCCTACGTCGTTCTGGTGAAGGTCCTGAAGCTGTAGAGAAAGCTATCGTTTCTTACGGTAGTGTACAGATGGGCTTGTTGGAGCGTGGTCTGGTATGGATTTCACTTTTCATCGCGATTGCACCGATGCTTGGATTCATGGGTACGGTAATCGGTATGATTGAGGCCTTTAACCGGATTGAAGCAGTAGGTGACCTTTCTCCAGCAGTAGTTGCTGGTGGTATTAAGGTAGCCCTTTTGACCACTGTATTCGGTCTTGTAACGGCCATTATCCTGCAGATTTTTTACAACTACATCGTTAATAAAATTGACGGTATTGTTAACCGGATGGAAGATGCTTCTATCACCTTGGTTGACATTATGGCTAAGAACAAAGTATTTTAA
- a CDS encoding ExbD/TolR family protein: MPKFQKKRGKAKPEVSTASLPDIIFMLLFFFMVVTVLRDAELKVKVTTPYATELTKLEEKSLVNYLYIGRPEKKYQSVYGTRPRLQLGDAFATVDDIPLFLEKHKVKVPENKRARITSSLRVDGEVTMGIVQDVKVKLRKSGQLKVNYSAKKKPE; this comes from the coding sequence ATGCCTAAATTTCAAAAAAAGAGGGGAAAAGCAAAACCAGAGGTTTCTACGGCTTCCCTCCCGGATATTATCTTCATGTTGTTATTCTTCTTCATGGTGGTAACAGTATTACGCGATGCCGAATTAAAAGTAAAAGTGACCACTCCTTACGCTACGGAACTTACCAAGCTGGAGGAAAAATCACTAGTGAATTACCTTTATATCGGTCGTCCTGAGAAAAAGTATCAGTCAGTTTATGGTACGCGGCCACGCCTCCAACTCGGAGACGCTTTCGCTACTGTAGATGATATTCCACTCTTCCTCGAGAAGCATAAAGTGAAAGTTCCTGAAAACAAGCGGGCACGGATCACTTCATCTCTTCGGGTAGATGGAGAAGTAACAATGGGAATTGTGCAGGACGTGAAAGTCAAACTGCGTAAATCCGGCCAATTGAAGGTCAATTACTCGGCGAAGAAAAAGCCAGAGTAA
- the raiA gene encoding ribosome-associated translation inhibitor RaiA: MKVYTEAVHFTADEKLIDFIEKKLGKLDTFFDRIIEARVNLKLENSGQVKDKIAEVRISVPGDILVAKYTDKTFEASIDKITDMLKRQLVKYKERMRETI; encoded by the coding sequence ATGAAAGTATACACAGAAGCAGTTCATTTCACAGCTGACGAAAAATTGATTGACTTCATTGAGAAGAAGCTGGGAAAATTAGACACCTTTTTTGATCGCATTATTGAAGCCCGAGTAAACCTGAAGCTGGAGAATTCTGGCCAGGTGAAAGACAAAATTGCGGAAGTACGAATTTCTGTTCCCGGTGACATTCTGGTCGCCAAGTACACGGATAAGACTTTCGAAGCCTCCATTGATAAAATAACCGATATGCTTAAGCGTCAGTTGGTGAAGTATAAAGAACGAATGCGCGAAACTATTTAA
- the tuf gene encoding elongation factor Tu — protein MAKETFERSKPHVNIGTIGHVDHGKTTLTAAISKVLHELHGGAGKIADYSSIDSAPEEKERGITINTAHVEYETADRHYGHVDCPGHADYVKNMVTGAAQMDGAILVVAATDGPMPQTREHILLARQVGVPAIVVFMNKADLVDDPEMLELVDMEVRELLSSYDYDGDNAAVIAGSALKAIEGDPEGVAQVVELMNAVDEHIPLPERDVDKPFLMPVEDVFSITGRGTVATGSIERGVINTGDEVEIVGLMKAGEKNLKSVITGVEMFRKILDRGQAGDNAGLLLRGIQKDQVKRGQVICKPGSITPHKKFKCEVYVLGKDEGGRHTPFFNGYRPQFYFRTTDVTGDVVLPENVEMVMPGDNVTLEVNLINAIAMDKGLRFAIREGGRTVGAGQVTEIIE, from the coding sequence ATGGCTAAGGAAACTTTTGAGAGGTCGAAACCTCACGTAAACATTGGTACTATCGGTCACGTTGACCACGGCAAGACAACCCTCACCGCGGCAATTAGTAAAGTACTTCACGAATTGCACGGAGGTGCTGGAAAAATTGCAGACTATTCTAGCATTGACTCTGCTCCAGAAGAAAAAGAGCGTGGTATCACGATTAACACTGCTCACGTAGAATATGAAACAGCAGATCGTCACTACGGTCACGTTGACTGTCCTGGTCACGCCGACTATGTAAAGAACATGGTAACGGGTGCTGCTCAGATGGACGGTGCGATTCTGGTTGTTGCGGCTACAGATGGCCCTATGCCTCAAACTCGCGAGCACATCCTTTTGGCTCGTCAGGTAGGTGTTCCTGCAATCGTTGTTTTCATGAACAAGGCTGACCTTGTTGATGATCCTGAAATGTTGGAACTGGTAGACATGGAAGTTCGTGAACTTCTTAGCTCTTACGATTACGATGGCGATAATGCTGCTGTGATTGCAGGTTCTGCCTTGAAAGCGATTGAAGGTGATCCAGAAGGTGTAGCTCAAGTTGTTGAGTTGATGAATGCTGTAGATGAGCACATTCCTCTTCCTGAGCGTGATGTTGATAAGCCTTTCTTGATGCCTGTAGAGGACGTATTCTCGATCACTGGTCGTGGTACTGTTGCTACTGGTTCTATTGAGCGTGGTGTTATCAACACTGGTGACGAAGTAGAGATCGTTGGTTTGATGAAGGCAGGTGAGAAGAACTTGAAATCAGTTATCACTGGTGTAGAGATGTTCCGCAAAATCCTTGATCGTGGCCAAGCTGGTGATAACGCAGGTTTGTTGTTGCGTGGTATCCAAAAAGATCAAGTTAAGCGTGGACAGGTAATTTGTAAGCCTGGTTCAATTACTCCACACAAGAAGTTCAAGTGTGAGGTATATGTTCTTGGTAAAGATGAAGGTGGTCGTCACACACCATTCTTCAATGGTTACCGTCCTCAGTTCTACTTCCGTACCACTGACGTAACTGGTGATGTTGTATTGCCAGAGAACGTTGAGATGGTAATGCCTGGTGACAATGTTACCTTGGAAGTAAACTTGATCAACGCTATCGCAATGGACAAGGGTCTACGTTTCGCTATCCGTGAGGGTGGTCGTACTGTAGGTGCTGGTCAGGTAACTGAGATTATTGAGTAA
- a CDS encoding ExbD/TolR family protein codes for MAKTSSRDRMSNEINAGSMADIAFLLLIFFLVTTTIAEDKGILVKLPPWSDEVPDITQLKTRNVYSVLVNAQNMLLVRGEEMDIDDLRERTIEFISNPQRREDLAEAPNKAIISLKNDRGTSYATYLEVYNELKAAYYELWNDLSQRKFGVDYSDDMPVAQQRVIKGEIPFVISEAEPTSYGEE; via the coding sequence ATGGCAAAGACGAGTTCCAGAGATCGTATGAGCAATGAAATCAATGCCGGCTCTATGGCTGACATTGCATTCTTGCTGCTGATTTTCTTCTTGGTAACCACTACGATTGCGGAGGATAAAGGTATCCTCGTAAAATTACCGCCATGGTCGGATGAAGTACCGGATATTACTCAATTGAAAACCCGTAACGTATACTCTGTTCTGGTAAACGCCCAGAATATGTTACTCGTTCGCGGGGAAGAAATGGATATCGATGACCTACGGGAAAGGACGATTGAGTTCATCTCCAATCCACAGCGGAGAGAAGACTTGGCAGAAGCTCCCAATAAGGCCATCATTTCTCTTAAAAATGACCGAGGTACCAGCTATGCTACCTATCTAGAGGTTTATAATGAGCTTAAAGCAGCTTATTATGAACTTTGGAATGACCTGAGTCAGCGGAAATTCGGTGTAGATTACAGCGATGATATGCCGGTTGCACAACAGAGGGTTATCAAAGGAGAAATTCCATTTGTAATTTCTGAAGCGGAACCCACTAGTTACGGTGAAGAATAA
- the rplK gene encoding 50S ribosomal protein L11 — protein MAKELETFIKLQVRGGAANPAPPVGPALGAKGVNIMEFCKRFNAATEDARGKLLPVVISVYKDKSFDFVIKTTPAATQLMEAANIKKGSPESNRNKVGSVTWDQVKAIAEDKMADLNAMTIDSAMKMVAGTARSMGVTISGTPPWEQDN, from the coding sequence ATGGCTAAAGAACTCGAAACTTTTATAAAACTACAGGTACGTGGTGGCGCTGCCAACCCGGCTCCTCCTGTAGGTCCTGCCTTGGGTGCCAAGGGGGTTAACATTATGGAGTTTTGTAAGCGCTTCAACGCAGCAACGGAAGATGCTCGCGGTAAATTATTACCAGTAGTTATCTCTGTATACAAGGATAAGTCTTTTGATTTTGTGATCAAGACGACTCCTGCAGCTACGCAGTTGATGGAAGCTGCAAATATTAAAAAGGGAAGTCCTGAATCTAACCGTAATAAGGTAGGATCAGTAACCTGGGATCAAGTAAAAGCAATCGCTGAAGATAAAATGGCGGACTTAAACGCTATGACAATCGACTCAGCAATGAAGATGGTCGCTGGTACTGCACGTAGCATGGGTGTTACGATCAGTGGTACGCCTCCCTGGGAGCAAGACAACTAA
- the rplJ gene encoding 50S ribosomal protein L10 — MTRTEKVAAVEVLKEKFSNTEFFYLTDASALSVEKINSLRTQLFEKGIEMQVVKNTLARKAMEALPNASSYEGLFDALKGPTAILFTSVANAPARVIKEFRGKAERPFIKAAYIDTAIYHGDDQIQVLADLKSKEELLGDLLGLLQSPIQTVMGGLLSGGNNIMGLLKALEEREG, encoded by the coding sequence ATGACCAGAACAGAAAAAGTAGCTGCCGTTGAAGTACTGAAGGAGAAGTTTTCGAATACAGAATTCTTCTATCTTACAGATGCTTCTGCATTATCGGTAGAAAAAATAAATAGCCTGCGTACACAACTCTTTGAAAAGGGAATTGAGATGCAGGTTGTTAAAAACACACTGGCTCGTAAGGCGATGGAAGCTTTACCTAATGCTAGTAGTTACGAAGGCCTCTTCGATGCACTCAAAGGGCCTACCGCAATCTTGTTCACTTCGGTAGCAAATGCTCCGGCTCGGGTGATCAAAGAGTTTCGTGGCAAAGCAGAGCGTCCTTTTATCAAGGCTGCTTATATCGATACGGCGATCTATCACGGTGATGATCAGATTCAAGTATTGGCTGACCTCAAATCTAAAGAAGAACTTCTTGGCGATTTGTTAGGCTTGCTACAATCTCCAATCCAGACTGTAATGGGTGGCCTTCTATCAGGTGGCAACAACATTATGGGTCTTTTGAAAGCCCTCGAAGAAAGAGAGGGATAA
- a CDS encoding energy transducer TonB yields MKKERKPESFLQKPSYPGGPKAMRKFLSQHIRYPASAKAEKIEGTVRVRMDIDYQGKVVGTKVLAGLGYGCDEEAQRVVKLLTFQLPKLRKIRATFHKTINIHFHYPKEAPAPATELNYTITSSKTEVVEEDKDSGNSYNYTISL; encoded by the coding sequence ATGAAAAAAGAACGTAAGCCAGAAAGTTTTTTACAAAAACCAAGCTATCCGGGAGGACCAAAAGCTATGCGTAAATTTCTTTCCCAACACATTCGTTATCCAGCCTCTGCCAAGGCTGAAAAAATAGAAGGAACCGTAAGGGTTAGAATGGATATAGACTACCAAGGAAAGGTTGTTGGAACAAAGGTTTTAGCGGGTTTGGGTTATGGTTGTGATGAGGAAGCGCAACGTGTTGTCAAGCTCTTAACCTTTCAATTACCCAAATTACGCAAGATCCGAGCCACTTTTCATAAGACCATTAATATTCATTTTCATTACCCTAAGGAAGCTCCTGCTCCTGCCACTGAGCTAAACTATACAATTACCTCAAGCAAGACAGAGGTCGTAGAAGAAGATAAGGATTCAGGAAATTCTTACAACTATACTATATCTTTATAA
- the secE gene encoding preprotein translocase subunit SecE has protein sequence MDKIKLYLRESYNELVHKVTWPTWSSLQSNTILVIVASIIFALLILVMDAISKFGTNMIYGV, from the coding sequence ATGGATAAGATTAAGCTGTATTTGCGGGAGAGCTACAATGAACTGGTGCACAAAGTAACCTGGCCTACTTGGTCTAGCTTACAAAGTAACACCATCCTAGTTATTGTTGCTTCAATTATTTTTGCACTGTTGATTCTTGTGATGGACGCCATCTCTAAGTTTGGTACCAACATGATTTACGGAGTTTAA
- a CDS encoding rhomboid family intramembrane serine protease has protein sequence MAFTQRLKQAIGWPLALLAIIWLVFILEQATASEWFIYGIAPRKTYALRGIFTTPFLHGSWAHLLSNSAPFLVLMAMIIFFYPRVAFSVLLLIYLGTGITMWLFADPEALFATFNRANYHIGASGVVYGMASFLAFTGFFRRNIRAIAISLIIVFYYGGMIWGVLPTQEGVSWEGHLLGALVGIFTAYWFRQRIEEAEIRRKPSYEMEQEEEQYFLPRDIFNRKKE, from the coding sequence ATGGCTTTCACCCAACGACTTAAGCAAGCAATAGGCTGGCCACTGGCTTTGTTAGCCATCATTTGGTTGGTTTTCATACTGGAACAAGCAACAGCTTCCGAGTGGTTTATTTATGGTATTGCACCTCGTAAAACTTATGCGCTACGTGGTATTTTTACTACTCCGTTCCTGCACGGCAGCTGGGCCCACCTTTTGTCCAATTCGGCACCCTTTCTGGTTTTAATGGCCATGATTATTTTCTTCTATCCAAGGGTGGCATTTTCTGTACTCCTGCTCATTTACCTGGGGACAGGGATAACCATGTGGCTATTTGCCGACCCTGAAGCACTCTTTGCCACTTTTAATCGCGCCAATTATCATATCGGCGCCAGCGGGGTGGTTTATGGGATGGCTAGCTTCCTTGCTTTTACCGGCTTTTTCCGGCGAAATATCCGAGCTATTGCGATCTCCTTAATTATTGTATTCTACTATGGTGGCATGATCTGGGGGGTACTTCCTACCCAAGAGGGTGTTTCCTGGGAAGGGCACTTGCTCGGAGCTCTTGTGGGGATATTCACAGCCTACTGGTTTCGCCAACGTATTGAAGAAGCAGAAATCCGCAGAAAGCCCAGCTATGAAATGGAACAAGAAGAAGAGCAATATTTTCTTCCTCGAGATATCTTCAATAGAAAGAAGGAGTAG